In one window of Henckelia pumila isolate YLH828 chromosome 1, ASM3356847v2, whole genome shotgun sequence DNA:
- the LOC140875858 gene encoding phytochrome B-like isoform X1, which translates to MISGSRQASHVEALSSGSAPPRHHNQQSATLNRADSMSKAVAQYTVDARLHAVFEQSGVSGKSFDYSESVRASAESVPEQQIAAYLLKIQRGSHIQPFGCMMALDESGFRVIAYSENAREMLGLAPQSVPCMEREENLTVGTDVRTLFSPSSCVLLERAFASREITLLNPIWVNSKTSGRPFYAILHRIDVGIVIDLEPVRSEDPALSIAGAVQSQKLAVRAISQLQSLPGGDIKLLCDTVVECVRELTGYDRVMVYKFHEDEHGEVVAESLRSDLDPYIGLHYPATDIPQASRFLFKQNRVRMIVDCEATPVKVIQDESLMQPLCLVGSTLRAPHGCHALYMASMGSTASLTLAVVVNGNEEDSAEGRNLMRLWGLVVGHHTSARCISFPLRYACEFLMQAFGLQLNMELQLASQLAEKHVLRTQTLLCDMLLRDSPTGIVTQRPSIMDLVKCDGAALYYQEKYYPLGVTPTEAQIKDIVKWLLAFHGDLTGLSTDSLADAGYPGAASLGDAVCGMTVAFISSRDYVFWFRSHSAKAIKWGGAKHRPQEKDDGLRLHPRSSFKAFLEEVKGRSLAWENAEMDAIHSLRLILRESFQNAGGSSSKAVVPAQAGEELQGVDELSSVAREMVRLIETATAPIFAVDVEGRINGWNAKVAELTGLSVEEALGKSLIHDIVHKESVEIANKLIFHALLGEEHKNVELRLRTFNTEQLSKTVFVVVNACSSKDCVNKMVGVCFVGQDVTGQKAVMDKFIQIQGDYKAIMHSPNPLIPPIFASDENTCCSEWNTAMEKLTGWSMGDTIGKMIVGEIFGNYCRIKGLDAMTKFMIVLHNALGGQDTDMFPFCFFDRNGKYVQALLTANKRVNMNGQVIGVFCFLQIASRELQQALKVQRQQEKACASKIKDLTYICQEIKNPLCGIQFTNSLLEATDLTEDQTQLLEMSAACEKQILKIMKDVDMEKIEVGSMELEKTKFVLESVINAVVSQAMLFLRERGLQLIRDIPEEVKTLELYGDQIRLQQVLADFLMNMARYAPSQEGWIEIQVSPSLKRNSEGIDMAHIEFRITCLGGGLPPEVVQDMFHSKRWSTQEGLGLSICIKILKLMNGEVQYVRESERCRFLIVVDMPVSQRGSKSAE; encoded by the exons ATGATTTCGGGAAGCAGGCAGGCATCTCATGTTGAAGCTCTCTCTTCCGGTTCGGCCCCGCCCCGTCATCACAATCAACAGAGTGCCACCTTAAACCGGGCGGATTCGATGAGCAAAGCAGTAGCGCAGTACACTGTTGACGCAAGGCTTCATGCGGTTTTCGAGCAATCGGGTGTGTCCGGAAAATCCTTCGATTATTCGGAGAGCGTAAGGGCTAGTGCGGAGTCTGTTCCTGAGCAGCAGATTGCGGCTTACTTGTTGAAAATACAGCGTGGCAGCCATATTCAGCCGTTTGGTTGTATGATGGCGTTGGATGAATCGGGTTTTCGGGTCATAGCTTACTCGGAGAATGCCCGTGAAATGCTTGGTTTAGCGCCTCAGTCAGTCCCATGCATGGAAAGGGAAGAGAATTTGACGGTTGGGACTGATGTAAGAACTCTGTTCTCCCCCTCGAGCTGTGTCTTGCTCGAGAGGGCGTTTGCGTCTCGTGAAATAACACTGTTGAATCCGATTTGGGTTAATTCGAAGACTTCGGGGAGGCCCTTTTATGCGATTCTGCATAGAATAGATGTAGGGATAGTGATTGATTTAGAGCCTGTTAGGAGCGAGGATCCGGCCCTTTCTATTGCTGGTGCTGTCCAGTCGCAGAAGCTTGCTGTGAGAGCTATTTCCCAGTTGCAATCACTTCCTGGAGGGGACATCAAGCTTTTGTGTGATACCGTAGTCGAATGTGTGAGAGAGCTAACTGGGTATGATCGTGTGATGGTCTATAAGTTTCATGAGGATGAACATGGTGAAGTGGTGGCGGAGAGTTTGAGGTCTGATTTAGATCCGTATATTGGTTTACATTATCCTGCCACGGATATCCCCCAGGCTTCTAGGTTTTTGTTCAAGCAGAATCGGGTTAGGATGATTGTAGATTGTGAAGCCACTCCGGTTAAGGTTATCCAGGATGAATCATTAATGCAACCATTGTGTTTGGTTGGTTCGACGCTCAGGGCACCACATGGTTGCCACGCCCTGTACATGGCAAGTATGGGTTCTACTGCCTCGTTGACGTTGGCCGTTGTTGTTAATGGAAATGAAGAAGACAGCGCCGAAGGACGAAATTTGATGAGGCTATGGGGCTTGGTTGTTGGTCATCACACTTCTGCTCGGTGCATATCTTTCCCTCTGCGCTATGCCTGTGAATTCTTGATGCAGGCATTTGGGCTTCAACTGAACATGGAACTACAGTTGGCTTCACAATTGGCAGAGAAACATGTTTTGAGGACACAGACGCTGTTATGTGACATGCTTCTTCGAGATTCGCCTACTGGGATCGTTACCCAGAGACCTAGTATCATGGACCTAGTGAAGTGCGATGGGGCTGCACTGTATTACCAAGAGAAGTATTATCCCCTTGGCGTGACACCTACAGAGGCACAGATAAAGGACATAGTGAAATGGTTGTTGGCATTCCACGGGGACTTGACAGGTTTGAGCACAGACAGTCTTGCGGATGCCGGGTACCCTGGAGCAGCCTCTCTAGGGGATGCTGTTTGTGGAATGACTGTTGCATTCATCAGTTCGCGAGATTATGTATTCTGGTTCCGTTCCCATAGCGCCAAAGCGATCAAGTGGGGCGGTGCAAAGCATCGTCCACAAGAAAAAGATGATGGTCTTAGGTTGCATCCCCGATCTTCATTCAAGGCGTTTCTAGAAGAGGTCAAGGGACGAAGTTTAGCTTGGGAGAATGCTGAAATGGATGCAATTCATTCTTTGCGTCTTATTTTACGAGAATCGTTTCAAAATGCTGGTGGAAGTAGTTCTAAGGCAGTTGTACCTGCCCAGGCTGGGGAGGAGTTACAAGGAGTGGATGAATTAAGTTCTGTTGCCAGAGAAATGGTTAGATTGATCGAGACTGCAACTGCCCCTATATTTGCTGTAGATGTTGAGGGTCGGATAAACGGGTGGAATGCAAAAGTTGCAGAGCTGACTGGCTTATCTGTTGAAGAAGCATTAGGAAAGTCGTTGATTCATGACATTGTTCACAAAGAATCAGTTGAGATTGCTAACAAGCTTATTTTTCATGCTTTGCTAG GTGAGGAACATAAGAATGTTGAATTAAGGTTGAGAACATTCAACACTGAACAACTTAGCAAGACTGTATTTGTGGTGGTGAATGCTTGCTCCAGCAAGGACTGTGTGAACAAAATGGTTGGTGTTTGCTTTGTTGGTCAGGATGTTACTGGCCAAAAAGCAGTAATGGACAAGTTCATACAAATTCAAGGTGATTACAAGGCAATTATGCACAGTCCCAACCCTCTGATTCCGCCAATATTTGCTTCTGATGAGAACACATGTTGCTCTGAGTGGAACACCGCTATGGAAAAGCTCACTGGCTGGAGTATGGGGGATACTATCGGGAAGATGATAGTTGGGGAGATCTTCGGAAATTACTGTCGGATCAAGGGTCTGGATGCTATGACAAAATTCATGATAGTTTTGCACAATGCACTTGGAGGCCAGGACACGGACATGTTTCCGTTCTGTTTTTTTGACCGCAATGGGAAGTATGTGCAAGCACTCTTGACTGCAAACAAGAGGGTAAATATGAATGGTCAGGTTATCGGAGTCTTCTGCTTTTTGCAGATTGCAAGTCGTGAATTACAACAAGCTCTGAAAGTTCAGAGGCAACAAGAAAAGGCGTGTGCATCAAAGATAAAAGATCTGACTTATATTTGTCAAGAAATAAAGAATCCATTATGTGGTATACAGTTCACTAACTCGCTTTTGGAAGCAACAGATTTGACAGAAGACCAAACACAGCTTCTTGAGATGAGTGCTGCTTGTGAGAAGCAGATCTTAAAGATTATGAAAGATGTTGATATGGAAAAGATTGAGGTTGG ATCAATGGAGCTTGAAAAGACAAAATTTGTGCTTGAGAGTGTGATAAATGCAGTTGTTAGCCAGGCAATGCTATTTCTGAGAGAAAGAGGTCTGCAGTTGATCCGTGATATACCAGAGGAAGTCAAGACACTGGAACTCTATGGTGACCAAATCCGACTTCAACAGGTCTTGGCTGATTTTTTGATGAACATGGCGCGTTATGCACCGTCTCAGGAAGGTTGGATAGAAATTCAAGTTAGCCCAAGTTTGAAGCGAAATTCTGAAGGAATTGACATGGCACACATCGAGTTTAG GATTACGTGTCTGGGAGGAGGTCTTCCTCCCGAAGTAGTCCAAGACATGTTCCACAGCAAGAGATGGTCGACTCAAGAGGGTCTAGGACTAAGCATATGCATAAAAATTTTGAAGCTTATGAATGGAGAAGTTCAATATGTTAGGGAGTCAGAAAGATGTCGTTTCCTTATCGTTGTTGATATGCCGGTTTCCCAGAGAGGCTCGAAGAGTGCCGAATGA
- the LOC140875858 gene encoding phytochrome B-like isoform X2, giving the protein MISGSRQASHVEALSSGSAPPRHHNQQSATLNRADSMSKAVAQYTVDARLHAVFEQSGVSGKSFDYSESVRASAESVPEQQIAAYLLKIQRGSHIQPFGCMMALDESGFRVIAYSENAREMLGLAPQSVPCMEREENLTVGTDVRTLFSPSSCVLLERAFASREITLLNPIWVNSKTSGRPFYAILHRIDVGIVIDLEPVRSEDPALSIAGAVQSQKLAVRAISQLQSLPGGDIKLLCDTVVECVRELTGYDRVMVYKFHEDEHGEVVAESLRSDLDPYIGLHYPATDIPQASRFLFKQNRVRMIVDCEATPVKVIQDESLMQPLCLVGSTLRAPHGCHALYMASMGSTASLTLAVVVNGNEEDSAEGRNLMRLWGLVVGHHTSARCISFPLRYACEFLMQAFGLQLNMELQLASQLAEKHVLRTQTLLCDMLLRDSPTGIVTQRPSIMDLVKCDGAALYYQEKYYPLGVTPTEAQIKDIVKWLLAFHGDLTGLSTDSLADAGYPGAASLGDAVCGMTVAFISSRDYVFWFRSHSAKAIKWGGAKHRPQEKDDGLRLHPRSSFKAFLEEVKGRSLAWENAEMDAIHSLRLILRESFQNAGGSSSKAVVPAQAGEELQGVDELSSVAREMVRLIETATAPIFAVDVEGRINGWNAKVAELTGLSVEEALGKSLIHDIVHKESVEIANKLIFHALLGEEHKNVELRLRTFNTEQLSKTVFVVVNACSSKDCVNKMVGVCFVGQDVTGQKAVMDKFIQIQGDYKAIMHSPNPLIPPIFASDENTCCSEWNTAMEKLTGWSMGDTIGKMIVGEIFGNYCRIKGLDAMTKFMIVLHNALGGQDTDMFPFCFFDRNGKYVQALLTANKRVNMNGQVIGVFCFLQIASRELQQALKVQRQQEKACASKIKDLTYICQEIKNPLCGIQFTNSLLEATDLTEDQTQLLEMSAACEKQILKIMKDVDMEKIEINGA; this is encoded by the exons ATGATTTCGGGAAGCAGGCAGGCATCTCATGTTGAAGCTCTCTCTTCCGGTTCGGCCCCGCCCCGTCATCACAATCAACAGAGTGCCACCTTAAACCGGGCGGATTCGATGAGCAAAGCAGTAGCGCAGTACACTGTTGACGCAAGGCTTCATGCGGTTTTCGAGCAATCGGGTGTGTCCGGAAAATCCTTCGATTATTCGGAGAGCGTAAGGGCTAGTGCGGAGTCTGTTCCTGAGCAGCAGATTGCGGCTTACTTGTTGAAAATACAGCGTGGCAGCCATATTCAGCCGTTTGGTTGTATGATGGCGTTGGATGAATCGGGTTTTCGGGTCATAGCTTACTCGGAGAATGCCCGTGAAATGCTTGGTTTAGCGCCTCAGTCAGTCCCATGCATGGAAAGGGAAGAGAATTTGACGGTTGGGACTGATGTAAGAACTCTGTTCTCCCCCTCGAGCTGTGTCTTGCTCGAGAGGGCGTTTGCGTCTCGTGAAATAACACTGTTGAATCCGATTTGGGTTAATTCGAAGACTTCGGGGAGGCCCTTTTATGCGATTCTGCATAGAATAGATGTAGGGATAGTGATTGATTTAGAGCCTGTTAGGAGCGAGGATCCGGCCCTTTCTATTGCTGGTGCTGTCCAGTCGCAGAAGCTTGCTGTGAGAGCTATTTCCCAGTTGCAATCACTTCCTGGAGGGGACATCAAGCTTTTGTGTGATACCGTAGTCGAATGTGTGAGAGAGCTAACTGGGTATGATCGTGTGATGGTCTATAAGTTTCATGAGGATGAACATGGTGAAGTGGTGGCGGAGAGTTTGAGGTCTGATTTAGATCCGTATATTGGTTTACATTATCCTGCCACGGATATCCCCCAGGCTTCTAGGTTTTTGTTCAAGCAGAATCGGGTTAGGATGATTGTAGATTGTGAAGCCACTCCGGTTAAGGTTATCCAGGATGAATCATTAATGCAACCATTGTGTTTGGTTGGTTCGACGCTCAGGGCACCACATGGTTGCCACGCCCTGTACATGGCAAGTATGGGTTCTACTGCCTCGTTGACGTTGGCCGTTGTTGTTAATGGAAATGAAGAAGACAGCGCCGAAGGACGAAATTTGATGAGGCTATGGGGCTTGGTTGTTGGTCATCACACTTCTGCTCGGTGCATATCTTTCCCTCTGCGCTATGCCTGTGAATTCTTGATGCAGGCATTTGGGCTTCAACTGAACATGGAACTACAGTTGGCTTCACAATTGGCAGAGAAACATGTTTTGAGGACACAGACGCTGTTATGTGACATGCTTCTTCGAGATTCGCCTACTGGGATCGTTACCCAGAGACCTAGTATCATGGACCTAGTGAAGTGCGATGGGGCTGCACTGTATTACCAAGAGAAGTATTATCCCCTTGGCGTGACACCTACAGAGGCACAGATAAAGGACATAGTGAAATGGTTGTTGGCATTCCACGGGGACTTGACAGGTTTGAGCACAGACAGTCTTGCGGATGCCGGGTACCCTGGAGCAGCCTCTCTAGGGGATGCTGTTTGTGGAATGACTGTTGCATTCATCAGTTCGCGAGATTATGTATTCTGGTTCCGTTCCCATAGCGCCAAAGCGATCAAGTGGGGCGGTGCAAAGCATCGTCCACAAGAAAAAGATGATGGTCTTAGGTTGCATCCCCGATCTTCATTCAAGGCGTTTCTAGAAGAGGTCAAGGGACGAAGTTTAGCTTGGGAGAATGCTGAAATGGATGCAATTCATTCTTTGCGTCTTATTTTACGAGAATCGTTTCAAAATGCTGGTGGAAGTAGTTCTAAGGCAGTTGTACCTGCCCAGGCTGGGGAGGAGTTACAAGGAGTGGATGAATTAAGTTCTGTTGCCAGAGAAATGGTTAGATTGATCGAGACTGCAACTGCCCCTATATTTGCTGTAGATGTTGAGGGTCGGATAAACGGGTGGAATGCAAAAGTTGCAGAGCTGACTGGCTTATCTGTTGAAGAAGCATTAGGAAAGTCGTTGATTCATGACATTGTTCACAAAGAATCAGTTGAGATTGCTAACAAGCTTATTTTTCATGCTTTGCTAG GTGAGGAACATAAGAATGTTGAATTAAGGTTGAGAACATTCAACACTGAACAACTTAGCAAGACTGTATTTGTGGTGGTGAATGCTTGCTCCAGCAAGGACTGTGTGAACAAAATGGTTGGTGTTTGCTTTGTTGGTCAGGATGTTACTGGCCAAAAAGCAGTAATGGACAAGTTCATACAAATTCAAGGTGATTACAAGGCAATTATGCACAGTCCCAACCCTCTGATTCCGCCAATATTTGCTTCTGATGAGAACACATGTTGCTCTGAGTGGAACACCGCTATGGAAAAGCTCACTGGCTGGAGTATGGGGGATACTATCGGGAAGATGATAGTTGGGGAGATCTTCGGAAATTACTGTCGGATCAAGGGTCTGGATGCTATGACAAAATTCATGATAGTTTTGCACAATGCACTTGGAGGCCAGGACACGGACATGTTTCCGTTCTGTTTTTTTGACCGCAATGGGAAGTATGTGCAAGCACTCTTGACTGCAAACAAGAGGGTAAATATGAATGGTCAGGTTATCGGAGTCTTCTGCTTTTTGCAGATTGCAAGTCGTGAATTACAACAAGCTCTGAAAGTTCAGAGGCAACAAGAAAAGGCGTGTGCATCAAAGATAAAAGATCTGACTTATATTTGTCAAGAAATAAAGAATCCATTATGTGGTATACAGTTCACTAACTCGCTTTTGGAAGCAACAGATTTGACAGAAGACCAAACACAGCTTCTTGAGATGAGTGCTGCTTGTGAGAAGCAGATCTTAAAGATTATGAAAGATGTTGATATGGAAAAGATTGAG ATCAATGGAGCTTGA